In Quercus robur chromosome 11, dhQueRobu3.1, whole genome shotgun sequence, the following proteins share a genomic window:
- the LOC126705464 gene encoding lupeol synthase-like, translating into MWKLKIAEGGPDLVSLNNFIGRQHWEFDPDAGTPEERAEVERMREEFKKNRFHKKQSADLLMRMQLRKENPCGPIPPPVQVKETVKITEEAVITTLKRALSFFSSIQAHDGHWPAESAGPLFFLQPMVMALYITGGLNAMLSPAHQKEIIRYLYNHQNEDGGWGFHIEGHSTMFGTALSYIALRLLGEGPEDGEDMAMARGRKWILDHGSLVAIPSWGKFWVSVLGVYAWSGCNPLPPEFWILPNFFPMHPGKMLCYCRLVYMPMSYLYGKRFVSPITDLIQSIRQELYNEPYHQINWNKARSTIAKEDLYYPHPLMQDMLWDFLHHVAEPILTHWPFSMLREKAIKAAIGHVRYEDENTKYLCIGSVEKVLCLLARWVEDPNSEAYKLHLARLPDNYWVAEDGLKVQSFGCQMWDAGFAIQAILSCNLNEEYGSTLRKSHEFVKASQVRENPSGDFKAMYRHISKGAWTFSMQDHGWQVSDCTAEGLKVALLFSQMSQDLVGEKMETDRFYDAVNVILSLQSSNGGFPAWEPQRAYRWLEKFNPTEFFEDTLIEREYVECTSSAVQGLALFRKFYPKHRRTEIDSSISNAIQYIEDVQEPDGSWYGHWGICYTYGTWFAVGGLAACGRNYRNCPALRKTCEFLLSKQLPNGGWGESYLSSQNKVWTNIEGNRANLVQTAWALLSLIDAGQAKIDPTPIHRGVRVLINAQMEDGDFPQQEITGVFMRNCTLNYSSYRNIFPIWALGEYRRRVLFA; encoded by the exons ATGTGGAAGCTAAAGATAGCCGAAGGAGGGCCAGATTTGGTGAGTCTGAACAATTTCATTGGGCGGCAACACTGGGAATTCGACCCCGATGCCGGTACTCCAGAAGAGCGTGCTGAAGTTGAAAGAATGCGTGAGGAGTTTAAGAAAAACCGGTTTCATAAGAAACAAAGTGCTGATCTTTTGATGAGGATGCAG CTTAGAAAGGAGAACCCATGTGGGCCTATTCCACCACCAGTCCAAGTGAAAGAAACAGTGAAGATAACAGAGGAAGCAGTGATAACTACTCTGAAAAGAGCACTGAGCTTTTTTTCATCCATTCAAGCCCATGATGGCCACTGGCCTGCTGAATCTGCTGGCCCTTTGTTTTTCCTTCAACCCATG GTAATGGCATTGTACATCACGGGAGGTCTCAATGCTATGCTTTCACCAGCACACCAGAAGGAAATAATTCGATACTTGTATAATCACCAG AATGAAGATGGAGGTTGGGGCTTCCATATTGAAGGTCACAGTACAATGTTTGGCACAGCTTTGAGCTACATTGCGTTAAGGCTACTTGGAGAGGGACCTGAAGATGGTGAAGACATGGCTATGGCTAGAGGACGGAAATGGATCCTTGACCATGGTAGTTTAGTAGCAATTCCATCATGGGGAAAGTTTTGGGTCTCG GTACTAGGAGTATATGCGTGGTCAGGCTGCAATCCACTGCCTCCAGAATTTTGGATTCTTCCTAATTTCTTCCCTATGCATCCAG GCAAAATGTTATGCTACTGTCGCTTGGTTTACATGCCAATGTCTTATTTATATGGAAAGAGATTTGTCAGCCCAATCACCGACTTGATTCAATCAATAAGACAAGAGTTATACAATGAGCCTTACCATCAAATTAACTGGAACAAAGCTCGGAGTACAATTGCTAAG GAGGATCTCTACTATCCGCATCCCCTCATGCAAGATATGCTATGGGATTTTCTTCACCATGTAGCCGAGCCTATCCTGACACATTGGCCCTTTTCAATGTTGAGAGAGAAGGCAATAAAAGCTGCAATTGGTCATGTACGTTATGAGGATGAGAACACCAAATACCTCTGCATTGGAAGCGTAGAAAAG GTTTTATGTTTGCTTGCCCGTTGGGTTGAAGATCCAAATTCAGAGGCATACAAGCTTCATCTAGCCAGACTTCCAGACAACTATTGGGTTGCTGAAGATGGCTTAAAAGTTCAG AGTTTTGGCTGTCAGATGTGGGATGCGGGTTTTGCTATTCAAGCAATTCTCTCTTGTAATCTAAATGAAGAGTATGGGTCAACACTCAGGAAATCACATGAGTTTGTCAAGGCTTCACAg GTCAGAGAAAACCCTTCTGGTGACTTCAAAGCTATGTACCGACACATTAGCAAAGGAGCATGGACTTTCTCAATGCAGGACCATGGTTGGCAAGTCTCTGACTGCACAGCAGAAGGGCTAAAG GTTGCACTTTTGTTCTCACAAATGTCTCAAGACCTTGTTGGCGAAAAAATGGAGACAGACCGGTTCTATGATGCTGTGAATGTCATTCTTTCTCTACAA AGTAGCAATGGTGGTTTCCCAGCATGGGAGCCTCAAAGAGCTTACCGTTGGTTGGAG AAATTCAACCCCACAGAGTTCTTTGAAGATACTCTTATTGAGAGAGA GTATGTAGAATGTACTTCGTCAGCGGTTCAAGGCTTGGCACTCTTTAGGAAATTCTATCCCAAGCACCGTAGAACAGAGATAGACAGTAGCATTTCCAATGCAATTCAATACATTGAAGATGTACAAGAACCTGATGGATCATG GTATGGTCATTGGGGGATTTGCTACACCTATGGTACATGGTTTGCTGTAGGAGGATTGGCAGCTTGTGGAAGAAACTATAGAAATTGTCCTGCATTGCGCAAAACTTGTGAATTTCTGCTATCAAAGCAACTACCTAATGGAGGATGGGGAGAGAGTTACCTATCGAGCCAAAACAAG GTGTGGACAAATATAGAAGGCAACCGTGCAAATTTGGTCCAAACCGCATGGGCGCTGTTATCACTCATTGATGCTGGGCAG gCCAAGATAGATCCAACACCAATTCATCGTGGAGTCAGAGTGTTGATCAATGCACAGATGGAAGATGGTGACTTCCCACAACAG GAAATCACTGGAGTATTTATGAGGAACTGTACACTAAACTACTCATCATATAGAAACATTTTTCCCATATGGGCTCTTGGAGAATATCGGAGGCGAGTTCTATTTGCATAA
- the LOC126705465 gene encoding uncharacterized protein LOC126705465, with amino-acid sequence MSSDASCDESSVREGAGYDETFGSGNESDFSLPSERESSAQSPDGNESFAEGEDEGRGDENDGGGMDIDGGNSDGEERSSEGTSEGTVDNRPFILPEDWAVNRFLPRMSGKVFRELRIRYQIPDHIPLRLPREGERCYSGRTADVGMYDAMFAAGLRLPLTALHRQLADFLGISVTQVAPNAWRTFIGAEILWGSFSGGHRQLTLGEFFYCYRPHHIASSKGTYHFNAREKGLRLVSDMPDSNRNWKSRYFFVEGTDWVCRQEEWATMPSGYFDNTWAFVKDSAYTRPHITDEQEEFIHRILEIPLEDRKCRDLITLDTLHLYCGGPNPSAEARRLEEFARRQMDSAKQRIRAAAARQKEERKAKEAGGEASSTPTAVAKVAKRKPDGSDGRPSKKPAVTPSVEPLKEKSPPTSGHGAGKGVMTSAGPVTEGPCRLLTHKEYAVGEVESLIKPTDMEPCDQVGTEDLGASALFDLSRALVRVKALRDRCVAKEGVVSRVRSHNKNLLNQQAQYKEAVRLLNQELQEVKEKLTTISGENVKLQGEVTALEEKLQTAGADAIGHFKTSQSFIDSCGQYYGTGFDDCLRQVASAFPELDLSGISMDDGDDVSLQPEPTPERDGSVVLAQPAANPTASDSPTVIVDVEDHQADGNPADAPPA; translated from the exons atgtcgagtgacgcgtcttgtgacgagtcgtcagtccgcgaaggagcgggctacgacgagacCTTTGGCTCCGGAAACGAGTCGGACTTCTCCCTCCCGTCAGAGAGAGAGTCGTCAGCCCAATCTCCTGACGGCAATGAGAGTTTTGCTGAGGGAGAAGATGAGGGAAGAGGGGATGAAAATGACGGGGGTGGAATGGATATTGACGGAGGAAATAGTGACGGGGAGGAGAGATCCAGTGAAGGAACTTCGGAGGGTACCGTAGataaccgtcccttcattctTCCTGAGGATTGGGCCGTCAACAGATTTTTGCCTAGGATGAGTGGTAAAGTTTTTAGGGAGTTACGGATCCGTTATCAGATCCCAGACCACATCCCCCTCCGTCTCCCTAGAGAGGGTGAGAGGTGTTACTCCGGGCGGACAGCGGACGTTGGCATGTACGACGCCATGTTTGCTGCCGGCCTGAGGTTACCGTTGACGGCTCTTCACCGTCAACTAGCTGACTTCCTTGGAATATCCGTCACCCAGGTTGccccaaacgcctggaggacttTTATAGGAGCTGAAATCCTGTGGGGCAGCTTTAGTGGAGGGCACCGTCAGCTTACACTCggagaatttttttattgctataGGCCTCATCACATTGCCTCGTCTAAGGGGACTTATCATTTTAATGCCCGAGAGAAAGGGCTACGGTTAGTGTCAGATATGCCTGACTcaaataggaactggaagagtAGGTATTTTTTCGTTGaggggacggactgggtgtgCCGTCAGGAGGAGTGGGCGACGATGCCCAGTGGTTACTTTGACAATACCTGGGCCTTTGTCAAGGATTCAG ctTATACCCGTCCGCATATAACTGACGAGCAGGAGGAGTTCATCCATCGGATTCTAGAAATTCCTTTGGAGGACCGTAAGTGCAGGGATTTGATTACCCTTGACACCCTCCATCTATACTGTGGGGGCCCAAATCCGTCAGCGGAAGCTCGTAGGTTGGAGGAGTTTGCGCGACGTC AGATGGATTCTGCGAAGCAAAGGATACGGGCTGCCGCAGCTCGTCAGAAGGAGGAGAGGAAGGCCAAGGAAGCAGGGGGGGAAGCCTCGTCAACCCCCACGGCCGTCGCCAAAGTGGCGAAGAGGAAACCTGACGGGAGTGACGGCCGTCCCTCAAAAAAGCCTGCCGTCACTCCGTCAGTCGAACCATTGAAGGAAAAGTCCCCTCCGACGTCTGGCCATGGTGCGGGAAAGGGGGTGATGACTTCTGCTGGTCCCGTCACTGAGGGTCCGTGCCGTCTCCTAACCCACAAAGAATATGCCGTCGGGGAGGTTGAGTCCCTGATAAAACCAACGGACATGGAGCCCTGTGATCAAGTAGGGACGGAGGATTTAGGGGCATCGGCCCTCTTTGATCTCTCCAGG gccttggttcgtgtCAAAGCCCTCCGTGACCGTTGCGTGGCGAAGGAGGGGGTCGTCAGTCGAGTTCGCAGCCATAACAAGAACTTGCTGAATCAGCAGGCTCAGTATAAGGAAGCCGTCCGTCTTCTTAACCAGGAGCTGCAGGAAGTCAAGGAGAAACTGACGACGATCAGTGGCGAGAACGTCAAGCTCCAAGGAGAGGTGACGGCTCTGGAGGAGAAGTTACAGACGGCGGGGGCTGACGCGATTGGACACTTCAAAACGTCGCAGTCATTTATTGACTCATGTGGTCAATATTACGGCACTGGGTTCGATGACTGCCTTCGACAGGTCGCGTCGGCCTTCCCAGAGCTGGACTTATCTGGGATTTCAATGGATGATGGAGACGACGTCTCTCTTCAGCCAGAACCCACTCCGGAGCGTGACGGCTCGGTAGTCCTGGCTCAGCCTGCTGCTAATCCTACAGCTTCAGATTCTCCAACCGTTATCGTGGATGTTGAAGATCATCAGGCTGACGGAAATCCTGCTGACGCTCCTCCTGCTTAA